The proteins below are encoded in one region of Styela clava chromosome 4, kaStyClav1.hap1.2, whole genome shotgun sequence:
- the LOC120325711 gene encoding uncharacterized protein LOC120325711 isoform X2, translated as MLEKGKSIDRIASELQKKDSRNHKEPSPQRNHTLGHFNLEETLQRFRPPVSDIDHLVTRGHHMLNLGQHPYRRHSEEEFPSDRSNSDSPPNMIQMQHQTLSQSFSSDSSNEYEEGSKKKKFMDEASELENLELFAKEFKQKRIKLGFTQGDVGVAMGKLYGTDFSQTTISRFEALNLSVKNMCKLKPLLERWLQDVARVARGDGNEGGRLSLPQPVIPVPQPPILSGRRRKKRTSIPTEGKTRLEVAFKKNPKPTSEDIYKFSEDLNLDREVVRVWFCNRRQKEKRITIQQQQYIGEDSPPPSSPQGFSSQGGSNSQRPTERSQSPSSDDDSAFHTSQHLPPIIQSRYESHLNEHSPAAYSKQAQGVDELTAAANSAAKAVSVPQAVPAGGESSLPMTTRFYSGTSLVSPTTMTTRPDIIRPGFMPGIPLHPPPSLRPQNFNSLLSSYPPSTSLLTMKTESTS; from the exons tTAGAAAAAGGAAAAAGTATTGATAGAATTGCTTCGGAACTTCAGAAAAAAGACTCCAGAAATCATAAG GAGCCAAGTCCCCAAAGGAATCATACGCTCGGCCATTTTAATTTAGAAGAAACTTTGCAACGTTTCAGACCACCTGTCTCTGACATTGATCATCTTGTCACTAGAGGGCATCACATGTTAAATTTGGGGCAACACCCCTACCGACGGCACTCAGAGGAAGAG TTTCCGTCAGATCGCTCCAATTCTGATTCTCCTCCGAATATGATACAGATGCAACATCAGACATTGTCACAG TCATTCTCATCAGACAGTTCTAACGAATACGAAGAAGGAtcaaagaaaaagaaattt ATGGATGAGGCTTCGGAACTCGAAAATCTTGAATTATTCGCGAAAGAATTCAAACAGAAAAGAATAAAGCTTGGATTCACTCAG GGCGATGTAGGAGTTGCGATGGGGAAGCTTTACGGAACAGATTTCAGCCAAACGACCATATCAAGATTCGAGGCTCTTAATTTGAG CGTCAAGAATATGTGTAAATTGAAGCCTCTACTTGAAAGATGGCTGCAAGATGTGGCGAGGGTTGCAAGAGGAGACGGCAATGAAG GTGGTCGTCTCTCACTACCTCAGCCTGTGATCCCCGTACCTCAACCACCGATACTTTCTGGCAGACGTAGAAAGAAAAGAACAAGCATTCCTACCGAAGGAAAAACTAGATTAGAAGTTGCTTTTAAAAAG AACCCGAAGCCAACATCAGAGGACATTTATAAATTCTCTGAAGATTTGAACTTGGATCGGGAGGTTGTGAGAGTCTGGTTTTGCAATCGGAGGCAAAAAGAGAAAAGAATAACTATCCAACAACAACAGTATATTGGAGAG GATTCTCCTCCTCCAAGCTCGCCACAGGGGTTCAGTTCCCAGGGAGGTTCAAACTCACAAAGGCCCACAGAAAGATCGCAGTCTCCCTCTAGTGATGATGATTCAGCATTCCACACATCTCAACATTTACCACCGATTATCCAATCACGGTACGAGTCACACTTGAATGAACACAGCCCTGCTGCTTATTCAAAACAGGCTCAGGGTGTAGACGAGCTAACAGCAGCAGCAAACTCCGCAGCCAAGGCTGTTTCAGTTCCTCAAGCAGTTCCTGCTGGGGGTGAAAGTTCGTTGCCAATGACTACAAGATTTTATTCTGGAACGTCTCTGGTATCACCCACCACGATGACTACACGGCCAGATATTATAAGACCTGGTTTTATGCCGGGTATTCCCCTACATCCACCCCCCTCACTCAGGCCCCAAAATTTCAATTCCCTATTGTCTTCTTACCCCCCCAGCACTTCGCTCTTGACGATGAAAACAGAATCTACATCTTGA
- the LOC120325711 gene encoding uncharacterized protein LOC120325711 isoform X1 yields MNSSNVPFQQRFIEVQEVDNKLEKGKSIDRIASELQKKDSRNHKEPSPQRNHTLGHFNLEETLQRFRPPVSDIDHLVTRGHHMLNLGQHPYRRHSEEEFPSDRSNSDSPPNMIQMQHQTLSQSFSSDSSNEYEEGSKKKKFMDEASELENLELFAKEFKQKRIKLGFTQGDVGVAMGKLYGTDFSQTTISRFEALNLSVKNMCKLKPLLERWLQDVARVARGDGNEGGRLSLPQPVIPVPQPPILSGRRRKKRTSIPTEGKTRLEVAFKKNPKPTSEDIYKFSEDLNLDREVVRVWFCNRRQKEKRITIQQQQYIGEDSPPPSSPQGFSSQGGSNSQRPTERSQSPSSDDDSAFHTSQHLPPIIQSRYESHLNEHSPAAYSKQAQGVDELTAAANSAAKAVSVPQAVPAGGESSLPMTTRFYSGTSLVSPTTMTTRPDIIRPGFMPGIPLHPPPSLRPQNFNSLLSSYPPSTSLLTMKTESTS; encoded by the exons tTAGAAAAAGGAAAAAGTATTGATAGAATTGCTTCGGAACTTCAGAAAAAAGACTCCAGAAATCATAAG GAGCCAAGTCCCCAAAGGAATCATACGCTCGGCCATTTTAATTTAGAAGAAACTTTGCAACGTTTCAGACCACCTGTCTCTGACATTGATCATCTTGTCACTAGAGGGCATCACATGTTAAATTTGGGGCAACACCCCTACCGACGGCACTCAGAGGAAGAG TTTCCGTCAGATCGCTCCAATTCTGATTCTCCTCCGAATATGATACAGATGCAACATCAGACATTGTCACAG TCATTCTCATCAGACAGTTCTAACGAATACGAAGAAGGAtcaaagaaaaagaaattt ATGGATGAGGCTTCGGAACTCGAAAATCTTGAATTATTCGCGAAAGAATTCAAACAGAAAAGAATAAAGCTTGGATTCACTCAG GGCGATGTAGGAGTTGCGATGGGGAAGCTTTACGGAACAGATTTCAGCCAAACGACCATATCAAGATTCGAGGCTCTTAATTTGAG CGTCAAGAATATGTGTAAATTGAAGCCTCTACTTGAAAGATGGCTGCAAGATGTGGCGAGGGTTGCAAGAGGAGACGGCAATGAAG GTGGTCGTCTCTCACTACCTCAGCCTGTGATCCCCGTACCTCAACCACCGATACTTTCTGGCAGACGTAGAAAGAAAAGAACAAGCATTCCTACCGAAGGAAAAACTAGATTAGAAGTTGCTTTTAAAAAG AACCCGAAGCCAACATCAGAGGACATTTATAAATTCTCTGAAGATTTGAACTTGGATCGGGAGGTTGTGAGAGTCTGGTTTTGCAATCGGAGGCAAAAAGAGAAAAGAATAACTATCCAACAACAACAGTATATTGGAGAG GATTCTCCTCCTCCAAGCTCGCCACAGGGGTTCAGTTCCCAGGGAGGTTCAAACTCACAAAGGCCCACAGAAAGATCGCAGTCTCCCTCTAGTGATGATGATTCAGCATTCCACACATCTCAACATTTACCACCGATTATCCAATCACGGTACGAGTCACACTTGAATGAACACAGCCCTGCTGCTTATTCAAAACAGGCTCAGGGTGTAGACGAGCTAACAGCAGCAGCAAACTCCGCAGCCAAGGCTGTTTCAGTTCCTCAAGCAGTTCCTGCTGGGGGTGAAAGTTCGTTGCCAATGACTACAAGATTTTATTCTGGAACGTCTCTGGTATCACCCACCACGATGACTACACGGCCAGATATTATAAGACCTGGTTTTATGCCGGGTATTCCCCTACATCCACCCCCCTCACTCAGGCCCCAAAATTTCAATTCCCTATTGTCTTCTTACCCCCCCAGCACTTCGCTCTTGACGATGAAAACAGAATCTACATCTTGA
- the LOC120326130 gene encoding uncharacterized protein LOC120326130, whose product MDSHSELWLVTAASICVACIVGLTLRMLTNWMLERLAAGTAYRPNLLRASEIINALLSTYMLIVGTYEKCILIGKGLVLEYYVTTLLLSIAYSYILQPASPNPMSLVIKYWDLLVHEESKYENGRANHIPDQPEESPPHVDGLRRRGGDSYVPMTTAQDIVTSYQKRKPHSSLWMFIKLAGPSLLGQFLGLHTAIQWLHFTWDGYLTSHHVTKTGLLKDCIICLNTGPIQGFIIEGFLAFLYAVSVQRVSNLTIFGPWSFFVTSCLQSVVTTIALYAFVNVTGAFANPLSAYALERECLYDIIVVLNHIIVYVFGALAGTMAFKIIPKEKQMVTILAYSSAFLFLYCFTPNILDKSYIFM is encoded by the exons ATGGACAGCCACTCCGAATTATGGCTTGTAACGGCGGCTTCGATATGTGTTGCTTGCATAGTCGGACTCACACTACGGATGCTCACAAACTGGATGCTGGAAAGACTTGCTGCAG GAACAGCATATCGACCAAATCTTCTCAGAGCATCAGAAATCATCAACGCACTTCTATCTACATATATGCTCATAGTTGGAACAtatgaaaaatgtattttaattggGAAAGGCCTCGTACTGGAGTATTACGTCACTACGTTGTTACTCTCTATTGCCTACTCCTACATATTACAACCTGCTTCTCCTAACCCAATGTCACTCGTAATTAAATATTGGGATTTACTTGTGCATG AAgaatcaaaatatgaaaacggtCGTGCCAATCATATTCCTGACCAACCAGAGGAATCTCCTCCACATGTTGATGGTTTAAGAAGGCGAGGAGGTGATTCCTATGTACCGATGACAACAgcacaagatattgtgacatcataccAGAAAAGAAAGCCTCACAGCAGCCTGTGGATGTTCATCAAACTTGCTGGGCCTTCATTACTTGGCCAG TTCCTCGGGCTTCATACTGCCATCCAGTGGCTCCATTTTACATGGGACGGATATCTGACGAGCCACCATGTCACTAAAACTGGGTTACTCAAGGATTGTATCATCTGCCTCAATACTGGACCTATACAG GGCTTCATCATTGAAGGCTTTCTTGCATTCCTGTATGCCGTCTCTGTGCAGAGGGTTAGTAATCTGACAATATTTGGGCCTTGGTCATTCTTTGTTACATCTTGCCTTCAAAGCGTTGTGACAACAATTGCACTTTATGCCT TCGTCAACGTGACCGGGGCGTTCGCAAATCCGTTGTCAGCATATGCACTCGAGCGTGAATgtctttatgacatcatagtaGTGCTGAATCACATCATTGTGTATGTGTTTGGTGCACTAGCAGGTACGATGGCATTCAAAATCATTCCGAAAGAAAAACAAATGGTGACCATCCTGGCTTATTCATCAGCATTTTTGTTCTTGTACTGTTTTACCCCGAATATTTTAGATAAAAGTTATATTTTCATgtga